In the Aulosira sp. FACHB-615 genome, one interval contains:
- a CDS encoding ABC transporter ATP-binding protein — protein sequence MTEVGIQVKNLNFNWPSGEAAIKSCSLAVPKGEFWMLLGTNGSGKSTLLRLLAGLLQPQSGEIGVLPPVGFVFQNPDHQLVMPTVGADVAFGLVEEKLPPAMVRARVEEALGAVNLLQLQLRPIYALSGGQKQRVAIAGAIARHCEILLLDEPTALLDPDSQLDLVAGVHRLVKSRGITALWVTHRLDELNYCDGAFLLDKGSLVDWGEPQRLKQRLMKVNDESP from the coding sequence ATGACGGAAGTGGGCATTCAAGTCAAAAACTTAAATTTCAATTGGCCTAGTGGTGAGGCGGCTATCAAGTCTTGTTCTCTAGCGGTTCCCAAAGGTGAATTTTGGATGCTTTTGGGTACTAATGGCAGTGGCAAATCAACTCTACTCCGACTCTTGGCGGGGCTGTTACAGCCCCAGTCTGGTGAAATTGGTGTTTTACCTCCTGTCGGTTTTGTGTTCCAAAATCCTGATCATCAATTAGTTATGCCAACTGTGGGTGCAGATGTGGCTTTTGGACTGGTGGAAGAAAAATTGCCGCCTGCTATGGTGAGAGCAAGGGTTGAAGAAGCTTTAGGGGCGGTAAATTTGCTGCAACTGCAATTACGCCCGATATATGCTTTGAGTGGGGGACAAAAACAACGTGTGGCGATTGCTGGTGCGATCGCTCGTCACTGTGAAATCTTATTATTAGATGAACCCACAGCTTTACTTGACCCTGATAGCCAATTAGATTTAGTGGCTGGTGTCCACCGCCTAGTCAAAAGTCGCGGTATTACAGCCTTGTGGGTAACTCACCGCCTGGATGAGTTGAATTACTGTGATGGGGCTTTTTTACTCGATAAAGGTTCTTTAGTTGATTGGGGTGAACCCCAACGCCTCAAACAACGATTGATGAAAGTGAATGATGAATCACCTTAA
- the larB gene encoding nickel pincer cofactor biosynthesis protein LarB yields the protein MTNDQNLRSLLEEVANGKVTPDIAFNSLKNLAYEPVGEFAKIDNHRALRTGFPEVIWGPGKTPEQIIRIIEVMRQRNPVVMATRIEPSVYAMLQSKVRGLQYFELARICAITPEIIEPQFPGEIGILSAGTADLPVAEEAAITAELSGFRVQRLWDVGVAGIHRLLSNRHLIESASVLIVVAGMEGALPSVVAGLANCPVIAVPTSIGYGASFGGLAPLLTMLNSCAAGVGVVNIDNGFGAAVLAGQILRTAAKLRQKEESL from the coding sequence ATGACAAATGATCAGAATTTGCGATCGCTCCTAGAAGAAGTCGCAAATGGTAAAGTTACCCCAGATATAGCCTTCAATTCTCTGAAAAACTTAGCCTATGAACCTGTAGGTGAGTTTGCCAAAATCGATAACCATCGCGCCCTCAGAACCGGTTTCCCGGAAGTGATTTGGGGGCCTGGTAAAACTCCTGAACAAATTATTCGCATTATTGAAGTGATGCGCCAACGTAACCCAGTGGTGATGGCGACTCGCATTGAACCATCGGTTTATGCAATGCTGCAATCAAAAGTCCGGGGTTTGCAATATTTCGAGTTAGCCAGAATTTGCGCCATTACTCCCGAAATTATTGAACCTCAGTTTCCGGGGGAAATTGGTATTCTTTCGGCTGGAACTGCGGACTTACCTGTGGCGGAAGAAGCAGCCATCACAGCAGAACTGTCTGGGTTTCGCGTCCAGCGTCTTTGGGATGTGGGAGTTGCAGGTATTCACCGCTTGCTGAGTAACCGTCATTTGATTGAGTCGGCATCAGTATTAATTGTTGTTGCGGGGATGGAAGGGGCTTTACCTAGTGTGGTAGCAGGTTTAGCCAATTGTCCTGTGATTGCTGTACCTACTAGTATTGGCTATGGTGCCAGTTTTGGCGGTTTAGCACCTTTGCTGACGATGCTAAACTCTTGTGCTGCTGGTGTTGGTGTAGTGAATATTGATAATGGTTTTGGCGCAGCAGTATTAGCGGGGCAAATTTTGCGAACGGCGGCGAAGTTGAGGCAAAAAGAGGAGTCCCTATAA
- the tyrS gene encoding tyrosine--tRNA ligase, whose translation MAQDFSWLHRGIVEVFPQPTDINSEIESLEQRLANSNRPLRVKLGIDPTGADIHFGHSIPVRKLRAFQDAGHTAVLIIGDFTARIGDPTGKSEVRRQLTEADVAQNAQTYLDQVRPILDFDTPGRLEVRYNSEWLSQLNLGKILELLSTMTVGQMLAKEGFAERYKKENPIFLHEFLYPLMQGYDSVAVEADVELGGTDQKFNIAVGRDLQRYFGQKPQFGVLLPILIGTDGVQKMSKSLGNYVGLSEHPGQKYQKLQGVPDNLLAQYFELLTDLPLDKLPENPRDRQMLLAWEVVKQYHGEQAANEAKEAAKSGGKEGAVPEFSLAGVPQFPAKLAFILGACGLCKSTGEGRRKIQEGGVRLDGDRITDVDTTFTEPSELHGRVLQVGKNKFVRLVP comes from the coding sequence ATGGCGCAAGATTTTTCTTGGCTGCATCGTGGAATAGTAGAAGTATTCCCCCAACCGACTGATATTAATAGCGAAATTGAAAGTTTAGAACAGCGTCTAGCAAATAGTAACAGACCTTTGAGGGTGAAATTGGGAATCGACCCTACGGGTGCTGATATTCACTTTGGTCATAGCATACCAGTGAGAAAACTGCGAGCGTTTCAAGATGCTGGTCATACGGCAGTCCTGATTATTGGTGATTTTACGGCTCGCATTGGTGATCCGACTGGGAAATCTGAGGTGCGTCGCCAGCTAACAGAGGCTGATGTGGCGCAAAATGCCCAGACTTACTTAGACCAAGTGCGTCCTATTTTGGATTTTGACACACCAGGACGGTTAGAGGTGCGTTATAACTCCGAATGGCTTTCCCAGCTTAATTTAGGAAAGATTTTGGAGTTACTGTCTACGATGACCGTGGGACAGATGTTAGCCAAGGAAGGGTTTGCTGAACGTTATAAAAAAGAGAATCCGATTTTCTTGCATGAGTTCCTTTATCCGTTGATGCAAGGCTATGATTCTGTTGCTGTTGAGGCTGATGTAGAACTTGGGGGAACTGACCAAAAGTTTAACATTGCTGTAGGACGAGATTTACAACGTTATTTTGGACAGAAGCCACAATTTGGGGTGCTGTTACCAATTTTAATTGGTACAGATGGCGTACAGAAAATGTCGAAGTCTCTGGGCAATTATGTTGGGTTGTCGGAACACCCAGGACAAAAATATCAGAAGTTACAAGGGGTTCCTGATAATTTGCTGGCACAGTATTTTGAACTGCTGACAGATTTACCTTTAGATAAATTGCCAGAAAACCCGCGCGATCGCCAGATGCTTTTAGCTTGGGAAGTAGTTAAACAATATCACGGCGAACAAGCTGCAAATGAAGCGAAAGAAGCAGCAAAAAGTGGCGGTAAGGAAGGTGCTGTTCCAGAATTTTCCCTTGCTGGTGTACCTCAGTTTCCGGCAAAGTTGGCTTTTATACTTGGTGCTTGTGGCTTGTGTAAAAGTACAGGCGAAGGACGGCGGAAAATTCAAGAAGGTGGTGTACGCTTGGATGGCGATCGCATTACCGATGTTGATACCACTTTTACAGAACCTAGTGAATTACACGGACGAGTATTGCAAGTGGGGAAGAACAAGTTTGTGCGTTTAGTTCCGTAA
- a CDS encoding DUF937 domain-containing protein, translating to MGLFDQILSAVGNTNQLGGIINTVQQLSDRTGADASTIQSVLGIVGNYVRSSLQEKQATNGEGEVQALVNQYAGTSPNPQAVDSLFSGEMQQQVAEAVAQRTGLDAGTIQQLLPSIVPVVLNFLQSSGSNSVLNAFLDADRDGDVDITDAIRLASQYLGR from the coding sequence ATGGGACTGTTTGACCAAATCCTCAGTGCGGTAGGTAATACCAATCAACTGGGGGGGATTATCAATACTGTACAACAACTGAGCGATCGCACTGGTGCCGATGCCTCGACAATCCAATCAGTTTTGGGAATTGTGGGTAATTATGTCCGCTCTTCTTTACAAGAAAAGCAAGCTACCAATGGCGAAGGTGAAGTCCAAGCTTTGGTAAACCAATATGCCGGTACTTCTCCTAATCCCCAAGCTGTAGATTCGCTGTTTTCTGGAGAAATGCAGCAACAAGTGGCTGAGGCGGTTGCTCAACGCACTGGTTTAGATGCTGGGACTATTCAACAATTACTACCTTCAATAGTGCCAGTAGTGCTGAATTTTCTCCAATCGAGTGGTAGTAATTCTGTGTTAAATGCTTTTTTAGACGCAGATAGAGATGGCGATGTTGATATTACTGACGCGATTCGCTTGGCTAGTCAGTACCTCGGTAGATAA
- the pyrF gene encoding orotidine-5'-phosphate decarboxylase, with amino-acid sequence MTNDKIIVALDVPDLEGAIALIDKLESVSFWKVGLELFTSTGPSILEILKSRQKRIFLDLKFHDIPNTVAGACRSAARYGVDLLTIHATAGKDALKAATEAAQTGATQAGVQPPKLIAITLLTSISARQLAFDLKIPLELPEFALEMALMAQESGLDGAVCSPQEVAQLRQTCGDEFLFVCPGVRPSWADKGDQKRSLTPSQALQAGANYLVIGRPITAAPDPELAWKRISEELN; translated from the coding sequence ATGACTAATGACAAAATCATAGTGGCTTTGGATGTGCCGGATTTGGAGGGTGCGATCGCTCTAATTGACAAGCTAGAATCAGTTAGTTTCTGGAAGGTTGGGTTAGAGTTGTTTACCAGCACTGGGCCGAGCATTTTAGAAATTTTAAAATCTCGGCAAAAGCGCATCTTTCTAGATTTAAAGTTTCATGATATTCCTAATACGGTGGCTGGAGCTTGTCGCAGTGCGGCGCGGTATGGGGTAGATTTGTTGACAATTCATGCAACCGCAGGTAAGGATGCACTCAAAGCCGCTACCGAAGCAGCCCAAACAGGCGCAACCCAAGCAGGTGTGCAACCGCCCAAATTAATTGCTATTACGTTGTTGACGAGTATTTCGGCGCGACAATTAGCGTTTGATTTAAAAATTCCCCTAGAGTTGCCCGAATTTGCCCTAGAAATGGCATTAATGGCGCAAGAGTCAGGGTTAGATGGGGCGGTATGTTCACCCCAGGAAGTGGCGCAATTGCGCCAAACCTGTGGGGATGAGTTTTTATTCGTTTGTCCGGGTGTGCGTCCAAGTTGGGCTGATAAAGGAGATCAAAAGCGATCGCTCACCCCTTCCCAAGCCCTGCAAGCTGGTGCAAACTATTTAGTAATTGGTCGTCCCATCACTGCTGCGCCTGATCCTGAGTTAGCCTGGAAGCGAATTTCTGAGGAATTGAATTAG
- a CDS encoding chromophore lyase CpcT/CpeT → MTSSTDIATLAKWMAADFSNQAQAFENPPFYAHIRVCMRPLPLDLLSGVSFFVEQAYDYLLNDPYRLRVLKLLNVGDRIHIENYTVKQEEKFYGASRDLERLKSLTADDLEKLLGCNMIVEWTGNSFKGYVEPGKGCIVFRKGQKTYLDSEFEIDDEKFISLDRGRDLETDEHIWGSVAGPFYFVRWASFADEVKC, encoded by the coding sequence ATGACAAGCTCTACAGATATTGCAACCTTAGCGAAATGGATGGCGGCTGATTTTAGCAACCAAGCCCAGGCTTTTGAAAATCCGCCATTTTATGCACATATCCGCGTGTGTATGCGTCCCTTACCATTGGACTTGTTATCAGGGGTCAGTTTTTTTGTAGAACAAGCTTATGACTATCTGTTGAATGACCCTTATCGCTTGCGGGTGTTAAAGTTGTTGAACGTAGGCGATCGCATCCACATCGAAAACTACACTGTTAAACAAGAAGAAAAATTTTACGGTGCATCCCGTGACTTAGAACGCCTCAAAAGCCTCACAGCCGATGACTTAGAAAAATTACTAGGCTGTAACATGATAGTCGAATGGACAGGTAACAGCTTCAAAGGTTATGTAGAACCAGGAAAAGGCTGTATTGTGTTCCGTAAAGGTCAAAAAACTTACCTAGACAGTGAATTTGAAATTGACGACGAAAAATTCATCAGCCTAGACAGAGGACGCGACTTAGAAACTGATGAACATATCTGGGGTTCCGTCGCTGGGCCATTTTACTTCGTGCGGTGGGCGAGTTTTGCCGATGAAGTTAAGTGTTGA
- a CDS encoding aminotransferase class V-fold PLP-dependent enzyme, translating into MKCEELGFKLQSSSYQGLWTLDPSVVFLNHGSYGACPKAVLAVQQSLRSQLEQDPVNFFGRKWEPLLDNARSKLAAFIHADIQDLVFVPNATTGVNSVLRSLHFAPDDEILTTNHEYNACRNALNFITSRTGARVVVAQIPLPVESPQQIIAAVLEQVSPKTRLALLDHITSQTGLIFPIAQLVKELQARGVETLIDGAHAPGMIALNMAEIGATYYTGNCHKWLSAPKGAAFLYVRRDKQAEIHPLTISHGANSPRTDKSRFQLEFDWTGTDDPTAYMCVPEAIALMGSLLPGGWVELMQRNHQLVIQARQLLCTTLQVQPPCPAEMIGSMAVVPMPVSLANQNHIWLHDQLLDQFGIQVQVVPWTESPGMLIRISAQIYNTLEQYEYLATALKYCLKQN; encoded by the coding sequence ATGAAGTGTGAAGAGTTAGGTTTCAAACTTCAATCTTCATCTTACCAAGGACTTTGGACACTAGACCCTAGCGTAGTGTTTCTTAATCATGGTTCTTATGGTGCTTGTCCAAAAGCGGTGTTAGCAGTGCAGCAGAGTTTGCGATCGCAGTTGGAACAAGACCCAGTAAATTTTTTTGGCAGAAAGTGGGAACCTTTATTAGACAATGCTCGCAGCAAGTTGGCAGCTTTTATTCATGCTGATATCCAAGATTTAGTATTTGTCCCAAATGCGACAACTGGCGTAAATTCAGTGTTGCGTTCTTTACATTTTGCCCCCGATGACGAGATTCTGACGACTAACCACGAATACAACGCTTGTCGCAATGCTTTAAACTTTATTACGAGTCGCACGGGAGCGCGGGTAGTTGTAGCGCAGATTCCTTTACCTGTGGAGTCGCCACAACAAATAATTGCCGCCGTATTAGAGCAAGTTTCACCTAAAACTCGTTTAGCATTACTAGACCATATAACTAGCCAGACAGGGTTAATTTTCCCCATAGCGCAGCTAGTCAAGGAATTACAGGCGCGTGGTGTTGAGACATTAATTGATGGCGCTCATGCACCAGGAATGATTGCCTTAAATATGGCAGAAATTGGGGCAACTTACTATACGGGGAACTGTCATAAATGGCTTTCTGCACCCAAAGGAGCCGCATTTTTGTATGTGCGGCGGGATAAACAAGCAGAAATTCATCCCCTGACAATTAGCCACGGTGCTAACTCACCACGCACTGATAAAAGCCGCTTTCAGTTGGAATTTGACTGGACAGGTACAGATGATCCCACAGCTTATATGTGCGTACCAGAAGCGATCGCTTTGATGGGTTCACTGTTACCCGGTGGTTGGGTAGAATTAATGCAGCGCAATCATCAGCTAGTTATCCAAGCTAGACAGTTACTTTGTACAACCCTACAAGTACAACCACCTTGTCCAGCAGAAATGATTGGTTCAATGGCTGTTGTACCAATGCCTGTGAGTTTGGCAAATCAAAATCATATTTGGCTACATGATCAATTGTTGGATCAATTTGGTATTCAAGTACAAGTGGTTCCTTGGACTGAATCACCAGGAATGCTGATCAGGATTTCTGCACAGATTTACAATACTTTAGAGCAGTATGAGTATTTGGCAACAGCTCTAAAGTATTGTCTGAAACAAAATTAG
- a CDS encoding NYN domain-containing protein, with amino-acid sequence MPRSSVPAVLLVDGYNIIGAWPCLKKTRDSAGLEAARWELVEAMIGYSAFQGYETQIVFDAQYHNASSNKEVITELVSVYYTDFGQTADTYIEKICASLRSQITASRISRMIVATSDRAQQLVVQGYGAEWLSAQQLCSAVETTVCRVRQKYQTRKKSNSRFLASAIDDKARQKLAALRMGLQ; translated from the coding sequence ATGCCCCGTTCCTCAGTCCCAGCCGTTCTGTTGGTGGACGGTTACAACATAATTGGCGCTTGGCCTTGTCTGAAAAAAACCCGTGATAGTGCTGGTTTAGAAGCAGCACGTTGGGAACTGGTCGAAGCCATGATCGGTTACAGTGCTTTTCAAGGTTACGAAACTCAAATAGTTTTCGATGCTCAATATCATAACGCTTCTAGCAATAAAGAAGTGATTACAGAGTTAGTTTCTGTTTACTACACTGATTTTGGGCAAACGGCAGATACTTACATCGAAAAAATTTGTGCTTCCTTGCGATCGCAGATAACTGCATCTCGAATTTCGCGGATGATTGTGGCTACCTCAGACAGAGCGCAACAATTAGTAGTACAAGGATACGGGGCGGAATGGTTATCAGCACAACAGCTTTGTAGTGCTGTCGAAACCACAGTTTGCCGAGTTCGCCAAAAATATCAAACTCGCAAAAAATCTAACAGTAGGTTTTTGGCTAGTGCCATTGATGATAAAGCGCGACAGAAGTTGGCTGCATTGCGTATGGGATTACAGTAA
- the cpdA gene encoding 3',5'-cyclic-AMP phosphodiesterase, whose translation MNYLPPLSIAQVTDIHLFASENHQLLGMPTIESFKVVLGRLQELKSEIDLLLLTGDLSGDGTSESYEHLQSLVNQLQIPTYWLPGNHDCAIAMNEILNLKMISRRKSFQRGHWNFILLNSAVPGYVHGHLSADTLSWLESELIKLGDKPTLIALHHPPFLMNSLWLDSSSLQNPEEFFAVIDRYPQVKLVLFGHIHQQFQHQRRNVGYLGTPSTCIQFRSHSPTFAIDEKSPGFRLLKLYPSGVWETSIERVPYFHPLELAATGY comes from the coding sequence ATAAATTATCTACCTCCCCTATCAATTGCTCAGGTAACGGATATACATCTGTTTGCCTCAGAAAATCATCAACTGCTGGGAATGCCTACCATTGAGTCTTTTAAGGTAGTTTTGGGGCGATTGCAGGAGTTAAAATCAGAAATTGATTTACTACTGTTGACGGGAGATTTATCTGGGGATGGAACTTCCGAGTCTTATGAACATCTGCAAAGTTTAGTCAATCAACTACAAATACCTACTTACTGGCTACCAGGAAACCATGACTGTGCGATCGCAATGAATGAAATTCTTAACCTGAAAATGATTTCGCGGCGCAAGTCTTTTCAGCGTGGTCATTGGAATTTTATCTTACTAAACTCGGCTGTACCGGGCTATGTACATGGTCATCTTTCTGCGGATACTCTGAGTTGGTTAGAGTCGGAATTAATCAAACTAGGCGATAAACCCACATTAATAGCGTTACATCATCCGCCTTTTTTGATGAATTCTTTATGGTTAGATAGCAGTAGCCTGCAAAATCCTGAAGAATTTTTTGCAGTGATTGACCGTTACCCACAAGTTAAATTAGTTTTATTCGGTCATATTCATCAACAATTCCAACACCAACGCCGCAACGTCGGGTATTTGGGAACTCCCTCAACTTGTATTCAATTTCGTTCTCATAGTCCCACTTTTGCCATTGACGAAAAATCACCAGGATTTCGGCTGCTGAAACTATACCCCAGTGGTGTCTGGGAAACATCAATAGAAAGAGTTCCCTATTTTCACCCACTGGAGTTAGCCGCAACAGGATATTAG
- a CDS encoding DUF1825 family protein, protein MGFFDSEILQQEAKELFEDYQALIKLGNSYGKFDREGKKLFIEQMEAMMDRYRIFMKRFELSEDFMAQMTVEQLKTQLGQFGITPQQMFDQMNFTLERMKAELEKQP, encoded by the coding sequence ATGGGATTCTTTGATTCTGAGATATTGCAGCAAGAAGCAAAAGAGCTTTTTGAAGATTACCAAGCCCTCATTAAACTTGGTAATAGTTATGGCAAGTTTGACCGCGAAGGTAAAAAACTGTTTATTGAACAAATGGAAGCCATGATGGATCGCTATCGCATCTTTATGAAGCGATTTGAGCTATCAGAGGATTTCATGGCACAAATGACAGTAGAACAATTAAAAACTCAGCTTGGTCAGTTTGGCATCACTCCGCAACAGATGTTTGATCAAATGAACTTCACTTTAGAACGGATGAAAGCCGAACTGGAAAAACAACCCTAA
- a CDS encoding transglycosylase domain-containing protein encodes MSSRTLENKQPQRRPSPGFEFLKGVGQITGGTLLSITMLTSSIVAGGLVGLAISFRNLPDVRQLRNFLPSETTYIYDIKGKLLASVHGEANREVVPLDRISPNLKRAVLASEDGHFYYHHGINPTGIGRAIVVNAVAGGVKEGGSTITMQLVKNLFLSQKRAITRKLAEAVLAIRLEQILTKDQILEMYLNQVYWGHNNYGVQTAARSYFDKSAETLTLAESAMMAGLIQAPEEFSPFASMKLAKQKQKEVLGRMLDLKWITQQEYDDALKQEIKLGRIRSFQGSALPYVSNTVSQELAKKFGRDALLKGGMRVQTTVDAKFQMMAEDTVKKWHQTLLSQGLYKNQIALVAIDPRTHFIKALVGGVDPKVSEFNRATQALRQPGSSFKPFVYYAAFATGKFGPDSTVIDAPVSYRDGNGWYYPRNYDGTFGGAMSIRKALSVSRNIPVIKLGKTVGMSKVIEVCRTLGIMSPMEPVTSLPLGAIGVTPLEMTSAYATFANYGWQSPPTIIARITDSSGNVLLDNTPKPQLVLDPWASAAIIDTMRSVITEGTGKNAAIDRPAAGKTGTTSSEKDIWFVGTVPQLTTAVWVGRDDNRQLAHGATGGVMVAPIWKDFMTKALKGVPVENFKPPSQFPRPKGN; translated from the coding sequence GTGTCGTCTAGGACTCTTGAAAATAAGCAGCCACAACGTCGGCCTTCACCGGGTTTTGAGTTCTTGAAAGGCGTTGGTCAGATAACTGGCGGTACTTTGTTATCTATCACCATGCTGACAAGCTCTATTGTAGCTGGAGGGCTGGTAGGTTTAGCGATTAGTTTCCGCAATTTGCCCGATGTCAGACAACTGCGTAACTTTTTGCCTTCAGAAACAACTTATATTTATGACATTAAAGGTAAACTCCTGGCCAGCGTCCACGGGGAGGCTAACCGCGAAGTTGTACCATTAGATAGAATTTCACCTAATTTAAAACGAGCTGTACTCGCCAGTGAAGATGGACATTTTTACTATCATCACGGGATTAATCCTACAGGTATTGGGCGTGCCATTGTAGTTAACGCCGTTGCAGGTGGTGTTAAAGAAGGTGGTTCTACCATCACCATGCAGTTGGTGAAAAACTTGTTTTTGTCGCAAAAACGCGCCATTACTCGAAAATTAGCCGAGGCTGTCTTAGCAATTCGTTTAGAACAAATTCTTACCAAAGACCAAATTTTAGAAATGTACCTCAATCAAGTGTATTGGGGTCACAATAATTACGGTGTCCAAACAGCCGCCCGCAGTTACTTTGATAAGTCCGCCGAAACCTTAACCTTGGCAGAGTCGGCTATGATGGCGGGTTTAATTCAAGCCCCAGAAGAATTTAGCCCCTTTGCTAGTATGAAGCTGGCAAAACAAAAGCAAAAAGAAGTATTAGGGCGGATGCTGGATTTGAAGTGGATCACCCAGCAAGAATATGATGATGCGTTAAAGCAAGAAATTAAACTTGGTAGAATCAGGTCTTTCCAAGGTAGCGCCTTACCCTATGTTTCTAATACTGTATCTCAGGAATTAGCGAAAAAGTTTGGGCGTGACGCATTACTCAAAGGCGGGATGCGCGTCCAAACTACAGTTGATGCTAAATTCCAAATGATGGCAGAAGACACTGTGAAAAAATGGCATCAAACTCTTTTAAGCCAAGGGTTGTATAAAAACCAAATTGCTTTGGTAGCCATTGATCCGCGTACCCATTTTATTAAAGCATTGGTGGGTGGTGTAGATCCCAAGGTGAGTGAGTTTAACCGCGCCACTCAAGCACTACGTCAACCAGGTTCTTCTTTTAAACCGTTTGTTTACTATGCTGCTTTTGCCACTGGTAAGTTTGGGCCAGACTCAACTGTCATTGATGCGCCAGTGAGTTACCGTGATGGTAATGGTTGGTATTATCCCAGGAACTATGATGGAACCTTTGGCGGGGCGATGTCGATTCGCAAGGCTTTATCAGTATCTCGGAATATCCCGGTGATTAAGCTGGGTAAGACTGTGGGGATGTCAAAAGTTATAGAAGTTTGCCGGACTTTGGGAATTATGAGTCCAATGGAACCTGTAACTTCATTGCCTTTAGGTGCAATTGGTGTGACACCTTTGGAAATGACCAGTGCTTATGCGACTTTTGCTAACTACGGTTGGCAATCTCCACCAACAATTATCGCGCGGATTACTGATAGTAGTGGCAATGTATTGCTAGATAATACGCCTAAGCCTCAGCTAGTGCTTGACCCTTGGGCTTCAGCAGCAATTATCGATACTATGCGTTCAGTAATTACCGAAGGTACGGGGAAAAACGCCGCCATCGATCGCCCTGCGGCTGGCAAAACAGGGACAACATCTTCCGAAAAAGATATTTGGTTTGTTGGTACTGTACCCCAGCTAACTACTGCTGTTTGGGTAGGGAGAGACGATAACAGACAATTAGCTCATGGTGCTACTGGTGGTGTCATGGTAGCTCCCATCTGGAAAGATTTTATGACTAAAGCCCTCAAAGGCGTACCAGTAGAAAATTTCAAACCGCCTTCCCAGTTCCCTCGTCCAAAAGGAAACTAA